The following coding sequences are from one Limnobacter sp. SAORIC-580 window:
- a CDS encoding FliH/SctL family protein → MRSSNRIIRGLDAAELPNWSVELIGSRYENPVDRMMAEINRHQAESSTPPPAPTAEELRLKEWEQALARREKQLEELEKDTLKQAEERGQQLGYEAGWNAAHNERVVLVQAASTMEAEFERFKSELSEKLLDLAVLVSKKVIGDTLALHPEQAAELLNQVLESMQLHSKAVTLRAHPNTIRVLEAQFGDQQMLGNLRMIEDQKQLQGGFLLQHPEGEVDATLQTRWLRAIEALGRNNPLSPEDTE, encoded by the coding sequence ATGCGTTCGTCTAACCGAATTATTCGCGGACTGGATGCCGCGGAATTGCCGAACTGGTCGGTTGAGCTGATTGGCTCGCGCTATGAAAACCCGGTCGACCGAATGATGGCGGAAATCAACCGGCATCAAGCGGAAAGCAGCACCCCACCACCTGCCCCCACCGCAGAGGAACTGCGTTTGAAAGAATGGGAGCAGGCACTGGCCCGGCGCGAGAAACAGCTGGAAGAACTTGAAAAAGACACCCTGAAACAGGCTGAGGAACGTGGCCAGCAGCTGGGCTATGAAGCGGGCTGGAATGCCGCACACAACGAACGTGTGGTGTTGGTGCAAGCTGCCAGCACCATGGAAGCGGAATTCGAACGCTTTAAAAGCGAGTTGTCAGAAAAACTGCTTGACCTGGCTGTGTTGGTCAGCAAAAAAGTGATTGGCGACACCCTTGCCCTTCATCCTGAACAGGCCGCCGAATTGTTGAACCAGGTTTTGGAAAGCATGCAGTTGCACAGCAAAGCGGTCACCCTGCGTGCACACCCCAACACCATTCGCGTGCTTGAAGCCCAGTTTGGCGATCAGCAAATGCTGGGGAATCTGCGCATGATCGAAGACCAGAAACAACTGCAAGGTGGTTTTTTGCTACAGCACCCGGAGGGCGAAGTGGACGCAACACTTCAAACCCGCTGGCTGCGGGCCATTGAAGCCCTGGGCCGCAATAACCCATTAAGCCCAGAGGACACCGAGTAA
- the fliG gene encoding flagellar motor switch protein FliG, translated as MAESELGIQKGAILMLSLGEEEAAEVFKYLGPKEVQKLGQQMSKTKDVPIDRIEEIAGEVVQIAQSQSALGLDSDAYIRSVLTRALGEDKAGFLLDRILQGSDTSGIEGLKWMDPGTVAELIKNEHPQIIATILVHLERDFAAAILNLFVERLRSDVVLRIATIDGIQPNALLELNDVLSKVLAGGDKLKKTTLGGVRAAAEILNFVGTTSEKNVLDTIREYDNELSQRIQDEMFTFDNLLDIDDRGMQSILRDVQTDLLVIALKGADEAIREKVFKNMSSRAAEALRDDLESRGPVRLSEVEAAQKDVLKVARKLADAGEVVLGGGGEDAFV; from the coding sequence ATGGCAGAAAGCGAACTTGGCATTCAAAAAGGCGCAATCCTGATGCTTAGCTTGGGCGAAGAAGAGGCCGCAGAAGTATTCAAATACCTAGGCCCCAAAGAAGTCCAAAAGCTGGGTCAACAAATGTCGAAAACCAAAGACGTGCCCATCGACCGCATCGAAGAAATTGCAGGCGAAGTGGTTCAAATTGCGCAAAGCCAAAGTGCTTTGGGCCTTGATTCAGATGCCTACATTCGAAGTGTGCTGACACGTGCACTGGGTGAAGACAAGGCTGGTTTTCTGCTGGACCGTATTTTGCAGGGCAGCGACACCTCTGGCATTGAAGGCCTGAAGTGGATGGACCCGGGTACTGTGGCTGAATTGATTAAAAATGAACACCCGCAAATTATTGCCACCATTCTGGTTCACCTGGAACGCGACTTTGCCGCAGCAATTCTAAACCTTTTTGTAGAGCGCCTTCGCAGCGACGTGGTGCTGCGAATAGCCACGATTGATGGCATTCAACCGAATGCCTTGCTTGAATTGAATGATGTGCTGTCCAAAGTGCTGGCCGGTGGCGACAAACTGAAGAAAACCACCCTGGGTGGAGTGCGTGCTGCTGCTGAAATCTTGAACTTCGTGGGTACCACTTCAGAGAAAAACGTGCTGGACACCATTCGCGAATACGACAACGAACTCAGCCAGCGTATTCAGGATGAAATGTTCACCTTTGACAACCTGCTCGACATCGACGACCGCGGCATGCAGAGCATTTTGCGCGATGTACAAACCGATCTGCTGGTCATCGCGCTGAAAGGTGCGGACGAAGCGATTCGCGAAAAGGTGTTCAAAAACATGTCAAGCCGCGCGGCAGAAGCCCTGCGCGACGATCTGGAAAGTCGTGGTCCGGTTCGCCTGTCCGAAGTGGAAGCGGCGCAGAAGGATGTACTGAAAGTAGCCAGAAAACTGGCCGATGCCGGCGAAGTAGTGCTGGGTGGAGGCGGTGAAGATGCGTTCGTCTAA